A single window of Gimesia chilikensis DNA harbors:
- a CDS encoding DUF1501 domain-containing protein, whose amino-acid sequence MKHETANTQLSRRQWLKAASCSVGGLALTGLAPQTSQAGLLSPRIAHFTPKAKRVIFLFINGGPSQFESFDYKPELKANGGKKGQNKGKLLAPLYDFAQHGESGMWISEAFPHLAKQSDELCMLNGMTGPSRAHPIAIPMLHTGEFKFQRPSMGAWVLYGLGTENQNLPGFFTIKPTRTFGGPANYGSAFLPSTFQATRLGWSGQSIQTASISNLQSQHGLAANPERTALALAQKMNEDLLGQTADVRGVIDSLNLSEQMRDAVPEVMDLSRESKATLDMYGVDEKSTDDFARQCLLARRLSEAGVRFVEVSTTGWDHHSGLDKFKSKAETIDKPIAALLADLKQRGLLDETLVLWSGEFGRQPETQILSGKETLGRDHNATGYTAWLAGGGTKGGLTHGATDALGYKTVEGEVHLHDLHATMLHLLGLDHKKLVYRFGGRDFRLTNIYGNVVQEIIA is encoded by the coding sequence ATGAAACACGAAACAGCAAATACACAACTGTCGCGACGTCAATGGCTCAAAGCGGCCAGTTGCAGCGTGGGTGGACTCGCTTTGACCGGGCTCGCTCCTCAGACCAGCCAGGCTGGACTGCTCTCCCCCCGCATCGCCCACTTCACTCCCAAAGCGAAGCGGGTCATCTTCCTGTTCATCAACGGCGGCCCCTCGCAGTTTGAATCGTTCGACTATAAGCCCGAGCTCAAAGCCAACGGCGGCAAGAAGGGCCAGAACAAGGGGAAACTGCTGGCCCCGCTGTACGACTTCGCACAGCACGGCGAAAGCGGCATGTGGATCTCGGAAGCTTTCCCGCACCTGGCGAAACAGTCCGATGAACTCTGCATGCTCAACGGGATGACCGGCCCCAGTCGCGCCCATCCCATCGCCATCCCCATGCTGCATACCGGCGAGTTCAAATTCCAGCGGCCCTCCATGGGCGCCTGGGTGCTCTACGGACTGGGCACCGAAAACCAGAACCTGCCCGGCTTCTTCACCATCAAGCCGACCCGCACCTTCGGCGGTCCCGCAAATTACGGCAGCGCCTTTCTCCCCAGTACCTTCCAGGCCACGCGACTCGGCTGGTCCGGTCAATCTATCCAGACCGCGTCCATCAGCAACCTGCAGTCGCAACACGGCCTGGCCGCCAACCCGGAACGCACCGCCCTGGCCCTCGCGCAGAAAATGAACGAAGATCTGCTGGGCCAGACCGCCGACGTCCGCGGCGTGATCGACTCGCTCAACCTCAGCGAACAGATGCGCGACGCTGTTCCCGAGGTCATGGACCTCAGCCGCGAGTCGAAAGCCACGCTCGACATGTACGGCGTCGACGAGAAATCCACCGACGACTTCGCCCGCCAGTGCCTGCTGGCCCGTCGTCTGAGTGAAGCCGGCGTCCGCTTTGTGGAAGTCAGTACCACCGGCTGGGACCACCACAGCGGTCTCGACAAATTCAAATCGAAAGCCGAGACGATCGACAAACCGATCGCTGCTCTGCTGGCCGACCTCAAACAGCGCGGCCTGCTGGATGAAACGCTGGTCCTCTGGAGTGGCGAATTCGGACGCCAGCCCGAAACCCAGATCCTCTCCGGCAAAGAGACCCTGGGTCGCGATCACAACGCCACAGGCTACACAGCCTGGCTCGCCGGGGGCGGCACGAAAGGGGGACTGACCCACGGTGCCACGGATGCCCTGGGGTATAAAACGGTTGAGGGAGAAGTCCACCTGCACGATCTGCACGCGACCATGCTGCACCTGCTCGGTCTGGACCACAAGAAGCTCGTCTACCGCTTCGGCGGCCGCGACTTCCGCCTGACCAACATCTACGGCAACGTCGTCCAGGAAATCATCGCCTGA
- a CDS encoding DUF6435 family protein, producing the protein MFGWLRRDPRKKLEQAYAKKMEQARDAQRNGDIQGYASLVAESEEILQEIDRLTAQQVG; encoded by the coding sequence ATGTTTGGCTGGTTGCGACGCGATCCCCGGAAAAAGCTGGAACAGGCTTACGCGAAAAAAATGGAGCAGGCCCGTGATGCGCAGCGGAATGGTGATATTCAGGGATATGCCAGCCTGGTTGCTGAGTCGGAAGAGATCCTGCAGGAAATTGATCGTCTGACAGCACAGCAGGTCGGTTGA
- a CDS encoding Ig-like domain-containing protein yields MQRTFFFHMLFLGCLFLVDPRAGVAASAPGWSPLQATGEPNALKAGDQKTAWASLAQDKGDEWLQLEYKTPVEVKAVRIYENFNPGAVSKVTALDKSGKEVVIWQGQETVRPAPTVFEVSANSKVVSRSIKIYLDTRRVKGWNEIDAVQLVGSDDSKQWATQASASSSYAERGGSQEITLEALPPSVVKTVPQAGSTDVDPGLKEIAVTFSKDMITERMWAVVQISSEHFPKVGKGIHYLDDKRTCVIPVDLEPNKTYVLWFNRGRFNSFRDTENNPAIPYLLVFKTRSE; encoded by the coding sequence ATGCAGAGAACATTCTTCTTTCACATGTTGTTTCTGGGTTGCTTATTCCTGGTTGATCCGAGAGCTGGGGTTGCTGCTTCCGCTCCCGGCTGGTCTCCTCTGCAGGCTACGGGGGAACCGAACGCACTTAAGGCCGGTGATCAGAAGACCGCCTGGGCCTCACTGGCACAGGATAAGGGAGACGAGTGGCTTCAGCTGGAGTACAAGACGCCCGTTGAAGTAAAAGCGGTGCGGATCTATGAGAACTTTAATCCCGGTGCAGTCAGTAAAGTGACTGCGTTGGACAAGAGCGGAAAGGAAGTCGTGATCTGGCAAGGGCAGGAAACAGTCAGGCCGGCGCCGACCGTTTTCGAAGTGAGCGCCAACTCGAAAGTAGTTTCCAGGTCTATTAAGATCTATCTCGACACCAGACGCGTTAAAGGCTGGAATGAAATTGATGCGGTCCAACTGGTGGGCAGCGACGACAGCAAACAGTGGGCCACGCAGGCATCAGCCAGCAGTTCGTATGCAGAACGCGGAGGCTCTCAGGAAATCACATTGGAAGCACTGCCTCCCTCAGTGGTCAAGACGGTGCCCCAGGCGGGGAGTACCGATGTTGATCCGGGGTTGAAAGAAATAGCGGTCACCTTCAGCAAGGACATGATCACCGAACGGATGTGGGCCGTCGTGCAGATCTCGTCGGAACACTTTCCCAAGGTTGGCAAGGGAATTCATTACCTGGATGACAAACGCACGTGCGTGATTCCCGTCGATCTGGAACCGAACAAGACGTACGTGCTGTGGTTCAATCGGGGACGCTTCAACAGTTTTCGTGATACCGAAAATAACCCCGCGATTCCTTATCTGCTCGTGTTCAAAACACGATCTGAATGA
- a CDS encoding SMI1/KNR4 family protein produces MVIKIAKTRAASANDLFILEKTLGVKLPGSFRNFLKEYDGAEPESNLFEINESNNSGVNEFIPAQLILKERAFIENLSPQAFPFAFAEGGNYVILDLNGRETVLFWDHETAELIQLSDSFEKFLSELQPFSVNNVKLEPGDVGEVWIDPDFLREHADLFYESEDDLQNNG; encoded by the coding sequence GTGGTTATCAAAATAGCAAAAACACGTGCTGCTTCTGCAAACGACCTTTTCATATTAGAAAAAACACTTGGTGTTAAGCTACCAGGCAGCTTCCGAAATTTTCTAAAAGAATATGATGGTGCTGAACCGGAATCTAATCTTTTTGAGATTAATGAGTCCAACAATTCTGGAGTGAATGAATTCATTCCGGCTCAATTGATTCTCAAAGAAAGAGCGTTTATCGAGAATCTTTCACCGCAGGCATTTCCCTTTGCATTTGCTGAAGGCGGCAACTACGTCATTTTAGATTTGAATGGTCGGGAGACGGTATTATTCTGGGATCATGAAACAGCTGAGTTGATTCAATTGTCAGACAGCTTCGAAAAGTTTCTTTCCGAGCTTCAACCATTCAGCGTGAATAATGTTAAACTTGAGCCAGGCGATGTGGGAGAAGTCTGGATCGATCCAGACTTTTTAAGAGAGCACGCAGATCTCTTCTATGAGTCTGAAGACGACCTGCAGAATAACGGATAA
- a CDS encoding ferredoxin family protein — MLYIDPEECIDCDACRAECPVDAIFFEDDVPEPWQSFIQLNAEMVTQTPAITEKKTHLK, encoded by the coding sequence ATGCTCTACATCGATCCGGAAGAGTGCATTGATTGCGATGCGTGCCGGGCGGAATGTCCCGTGGATGCGATTTTTTTTGAAGATGATGTCCCGGAGCCGTGGCAGAGTTTTATTCAGCTTAATGCCGAGATGGTAACGCAAACTCCTGCGATCACGGAGAAAAAAACGCATTTAAAGTGA
- a CDS encoding sigma-70 family RNA polymerase sigma factor produces MSKLNSQQLLEIYQAGENEAATALFDRYVARLIALARSRIGARLRRRIDPEDIIQSAYRSFFVHARVGEYQLQKTGDLWRLLAGITLHKLYGQIEKHTAGKRSINHEVPPDSILATATVPEPAPSEVVAIIEELSLLIQDLPPEERLVLTASLQGQENAEISSTIGKSERTVRRLLANARNKLEQRLLHHNTPEADSQPPAEEYAAPLRYEDYVLEQLLGSGGMGKVFRARVKGTQQKVAIKALHKKRQSDRRAVSQFVKEAQVLTKLQHPHLVHVEGLGRFPHGGYFMVMDYIDGVDLQSQLETGPFTITEAVSIILHVSDAIGYAHDQGIIHCDLKPANILRDQRGNIRVTDFGFAYLIAGSTTPVNSIGGTAGYLAPEILNRQSLPAPTTDIFSLGVLLWTLITGTLPASPFKLTGVKQQQAPIARIVKRCLSPTPQNRFQTTSELQQALLTLQ; encoded by the coding sequence GTGTCGAAATTGAATTCACAACAACTGCTGGAGATCTACCAGGCAGGCGAGAACGAAGCAGCGACGGCCCTGTTTGACCGTTACGTCGCACGGCTCATCGCACTGGCGCGGAGCCGTATCGGGGCCAGGCTCCGTCGTCGAATCGATCCCGAAGACATCATCCAGTCCGCTTATCGCAGTTTTTTCGTGCATGCCCGGGTCGGAGAGTACCAGTTGCAAAAGACGGGGGACCTCTGGCGTCTACTGGCAGGTATCACGCTGCATAAGCTCTATGGTCAGATTGAAAAGCACACGGCGGGAAAGAGAAGCATTAATCATGAAGTACCTCCAGACAGCATTCTCGCGACTGCAACCGTTCCCGAACCTGCGCCGTCAGAGGTCGTCGCGATCATCGAAGAATTAAGCCTGCTCATCCAGGACCTGCCTCCGGAAGAACGACTCGTCCTCACGGCCAGCCTCCAGGGACAGGAGAATGCAGAGATCAGCAGCACCATCGGGAAATCAGAGAGAACCGTCCGGCGTCTGCTGGCAAATGCCCGCAATAAGCTGGAACAACGCTTGTTGCATCACAACACGCCCGAGGCTGACTCTCAGCCCCCCGCAGAGGAATACGCTGCCCCCCTGCGCTATGAGGATTACGTGCTCGAACAGTTACTCGGATCAGGTGGCATGGGCAAGGTATTTCGTGCCAGAGTGAAAGGGACACAACAGAAAGTCGCCATCAAGGCACTGCATAAAAAACGCCAGTCCGACAGACGTGCCGTCTCGCAGTTCGTCAAGGAGGCACAGGTACTCACGAAGTTACAGCACCCGCATCTCGTACACGTCGAGGGCCTGGGACGATTCCCCCACGGGGGCTACTTCATGGTGATGGACTATATTGACGGCGTCGATCTGCAATCGCAACTGGAAACCGGCCCTTTTACCATCACTGAAGCGGTCAGCATCATTCTTCACGTCTCTGACGCCATCGGTTATGCACACGACCAGGGCATCATTCATTGTGACCTCAAACCCGCGAACATCCTGCGTGATCAACGGGGCAACATTCGAGTAACGGATTTCGGTTTCGCTTATCTGATTGCAGGCAGCACCACACCAGTCAACAGCATCGGTGGTACCGCAGGATATCTCGCCCCGGAAATCCTCAATCGCCAGAGTTTGCCTGCACCCACAACCGACATTTTCAGCCTGGGTGTGCTGCTCTGGACTCTGATCACCGGCACGCTACCCGCATCCCCATTCAAGCTGACCGGAGTAAAGCAGCAACAGGCCCCTATAGCCCGAATCGTCAAACGCTGTCTCTCCCCAACGCCTCAAAACCGCTTTCAGACAACCAGCGAACTGCAACAGGCACTGCTGACACTTCAATAA
- a CDS encoding DUF4177 domain-containing protein yields the protein MTSHRILFTALALIICTAILFSQTPPPVAQAAAVKSAPTWEYKIADASVKLGELETAGNISNAGIKTALEQFLNEQGADGWELVSYSGTMAVYKRAVRN from the coding sequence ATGACATCTCACCGCATCCTGTTCACAGCACTTGCCCTCATCATCTGCACTGCGATACTCTTTTCACAAACTCCTCCCCCCGTCGCACAGGCAGCGGCTGTGAAATCTGCCCCCACCTGGGAATACAAAATCGCGGATGCCAGCGTGAAATTAGGGGAGTTGGAAACAGCCGGCAACATCTCGAATGCAGGCATCAAAACCGCACTCGAACAGTTTTTAAACGAACAGGGTGCCGACGGTTGGGAACTCGTCTCCTACTCGGGAACAATGGCGGTCTATAAGCGTGCAGTGAGAAATTAA
- a CDS encoding outer membrane lipoprotein-sorting protein yields the protein MIEVLRENEALYDNLEVHWHESYRKKYYPEVEKADVPQSADIEGHWISQQGMFYLNYEGQRTGPPAAPGKTGIHDQKGFDGAQTRFLQLGHNYVGKIIKGPAYDYRGFQPHLIPLRWARYVVPLATILEGREAILSHSRGRQGNLSQDLFPTASYIAEEKLNGLRCIKISLAHVRNEGTSAKRTSARRDFWLAIDRNYLPIKTESYNYFYSKEIPIETAELADLQEIEPGIWFPFTSSITVLDGIKLREDNSPVVSWKREYKVSQVSLKPEYDVNFFRKITLPDGTPIDEGN from the coding sequence GTGATTGAAGTACTGCGCGAGAATGAGGCGTTGTATGACAACCTGGAAGTCCATTGGCATGAGAGCTACCGTAAGAAGTATTATCCCGAAGTGGAGAAAGCTGACGTTCCCCAGTCTGCTGACATCGAAGGTCACTGGATCTCTCAGCAGGGAATGTTTTATCTGAACTATGAAGGGCAGCGCACCGGGCCTCCGGCTGCTCCCGGGAAAACCGGGATTCATGATCAGAAAGGATTTGATGGCGCACAGACCCGCTTCCTGCAGTTGGGACACAACTATGTCGGAAAGATCATCAAAGGTCCGGCTTATGACTATCGGGGATTTCAGCCGCATTTGATTCCGCTCCGGTGGGCCCGTTATGTCGTGCCTTTAGCTACCATTTTAGAGGGGCGAGAAGCCATCTTGTCGCATTCTCGTGGAAGGCAAGGCAATCTGTCTCAGGACCTGTTTCCGACAGCATCTTACATCGCAGAGGAAAAACTGAATGGTTTGCGATGTATCAAGATCAGTCTTGCGCACGTCAGAAATGAAGGAACGTCTGCGAAGAGAACGTCTGCCAGACGCGACTTTTGGCTGGCTATCGACCGAAACTATCTTCCGATCAAAACGGAAAGTTATAACTATTTCTATTCGAAAGAGATTCCGATTGAGACAGCGGAACTCGCCGATCTTCAGGAGATAGAGCCGGGGATCTGGTTTCCTTTTACCAGTTCGATCACTGTACTGGACGGGATTAAACTGCGGGAGGACAACTCTCCTGTTGTCTCCTGGAAACGAGAATACAAAGTGTCGCAGGTCTCATTGAAACCTGAATATGATGTGAATTTCTTCCGAAAGATTACACTTCCGGATGGCACGCCCATCGATGAAGGGAACTGA